The Onychomys torridus chromosome 23, mOncTor1.1, whole genome shotgun sequence genome segment tacagtattctgtctgcatgtatccctgctgaccagaagagggcaccagatctcatttcaggtggttgtcagccaccatgtggtttctgggatttgaactcaggacctctggaagagcagacagtgctcttaaccactgagccatctctccagccccagttatcTGTCTGATATCTTCATGTGATGCTGTGATTCGGGGGAGTAGTATTTCTAAAGTGACTTGCACAcacttactaaaaaaaaaaggatttgacCAAACATACATTTATATTAAGGGTTAACTAGGAAAATAGCTTTTTCTAGGAACTACATTCCATTAACGCTTATTCAACATCAGTGCTGTGTGGTGAATCCAGAATTGGGCTGCATTTCCATGCCTCAGTACTCAGTTTTGTGATACCTTACCATCCTCTGTAACTTGTAGACTTTAGTTCCCTTCCCCAAAATGTTATTTATACACActggaaagcagaaaggaatggCCATAGGTGACATCATACCTTGAAGAAATCGAAAAATGAAATGTGTTTCACGATGGGCCCATACAAGCTCTCGTCGTgtttgaagaagaagaaattggtGAAAGCAGCATCGATGAGCTCTGGGTGTTTTCTGCTAAGTTTTACCAGCTCTAGTCTCTCTTTGCGGCTGTCACGGCCCCTCCAGACAGCTGTGGAGTTCTTCCTTTCCCAGGGAGGCCCTGTGTTAGCTTGTACCGACATCATATCCAGACTTACTCTAGAAGACAGGAAGCGGAACATGTCTTCCTCCCAAACCATCAACTCATGAAATCAGATAGAAAAGGACTCACCAAAGAGAGCAAACCAAGGCTCTGGGTCAACCCTGACCATCTCTCACCGGCCCATGGTTTCTAGAACAGAGTCAgtcaggtcataggtaggcatcaCAATATCCCTGGAATCTGTGGAGCCACACCAGGAAAAGATCGGCTGGATGTTtggctttgatttctttttttccaaaggcCAGTCTCCCAAATTGACAAAAAACTCCACATCTGGCATCCTCACCTGGTTGTAGGGAGGCAAGAGCTTATTCACAGTCTTTGCATTGCACACAACCATATACTTAACAGTTAAAATTAGTAGTTGGAACTAGGAATGGTGGTGCTTATCTGTAATCCTAGCggttgtgaggctgaggcaggatgattatgAGTTGGATGCCAGCGTGCTGCataaggctagtctgggctacacagagttcagggccagcctgggcaagacACTGCCTCAGAATATGGGGGAAAAAGGAACTGTGTGTAAATATAAgcacatgatgtgtgtgtgtgtatatatataaatgtcacaatgaaacccatcATTCAGTATGTTAATTTAACAAAATTAGCCATTGCACAGATAAAAGGCCAATCTCTCCAACTTCAAGGCAATGACAGTTACTTTAGGTTTAGAAACTGTTCAGAATATAGTCATGTGAATAAATATcctcagtttgttttctgtggTGTCCAACTTGGCCAGTAGACTTACTATTAAAACCAAGAAGCTGGCCAAGTTAATTTCTATGGTTCTAATACTACCAAGAGACTCCAATGAGATCAGAGAAAGAGGAATGAGAGAGAGGGGAGTGGAGAGAGGTAGGGAAATACAACACTTAGGGCGTTAGCCCTGGGGTCTTGTTAATgagctggaggcattttctttccaCGTGGTATTGTTATAGATTGAGTTATTTACCCCCAAAAGATATACTTCAGTCCTAAACCCCAGTGTCTTAGAGTGACCTTATTTGGAATAAGTCATTGCTGATTTAATTAGTTAAGATGAGGCTGCACAGGAATGTGAAGTGGGCTGTTAATCCAATATGATTGGCATcttagggagaggagagggaatgggGTGGGAGGAAACCAGAGACTCAGATTCTTGAGGGCAGAAAGTCATGTGACAAGAGGCAGATATTAGAGTCACAAAGCTGTGAACAAGGGAGCATCAAGAATGGAGGACCACTAGAAgctgggaagaggcagggaaggaCTGTCATAGTCTTATGAGTGTGACCCTTCAATACTTTGATTTCAGACTAGTGGCCTAAGGAGCCATTCTCTGCTGTTTTAAGCAACTACAGCAGCCCTTAATGACTAATATAtgtaccaggaaaaaaaaaaaaaccacaacaaaatttTAGGATAGCAATATGGAAGGCACCAGAACAGAATACCCATAATATTGATGTTAATGAtgtcttgaaaaattaagttGTAAAATATAGATTGACATTGATTGTAACATACTAACCTTTCTAGTCAATGAAAGTAGTATGGCATCCATGAAAATCCGAAAGCCAACATGCTCACCATGAGTCTTGATATAAACCTAGAAGAGAATTTAATATTTACTATGTGAGTATAAAAGTCCTGGCAGATGTTGCCGAGGAACATAGGATGATGTTTAACAAAAGTAGCTGtatgcgggctggagagatggctcagaggttaagagcaccgactgttctaccagaggaactgagttcaattcccagtacccacatggtggctcacaaccatctgtaatgagatctggtgccctcttctatgtacataataaataaataaatcttaaaaaaaaaaaaaaaagaaagtagccGTATGCAATCAAATGGTCAAAACACTACAGAGTGCAAGAAACAAGCAGACTTTGATCATATTGTACCTTGTTGTCCTTTAAGGTATAATGACACAGGCTCTGCCTTTGTCCAAATCGTTTTGGGATTTCTGCTGCAATCTTTTCAGGATCAACAGTAGGGAAATGTGCCAGATCTTTCTGAATCTGAGCGATGGTTTCTGGACAGTTCATCTCCCGTAGCCAGGCTGCACTGTCTTCCAAAGGGCAGTCACAGTTCTCATGGTAAACTGGCCCTGTTCACATACAAATAACAGTGATGAACATTTCACTTAGCAAAGGAAGCATAGTAAACACATGCTCTATGAACTTTCATCAGCCTTCTATCCTACCGGCTTTTCACAGCTATTCTTCCTATATCTTTCTATTCTGGCTCACTTTGCACAGGTGCAAATTAAGCCAACGGGTAGTAATTCTTGCTCTATGTAGATACAATTCATTACTCTTTATAAAAACAATACCTAAGAATAATCATGGGGTTGGAGAAATGACTTAGTAgtttaagagtgcttgctgctctggcagagggcctgagttaggttctcagtacccacaacCACCTATTTGGTCCTAGAGGAACTGATACCACTCTGGCCTCTGTGATacctgcacatgtgtgaacaTACCCCCATTATAGACACACATACGTATATAAATAAGgtggtatttttttgtttttttttttttaaagaataaccAAATATTGGCAAAAGAATGAAGATTCTGTGTTCTGAAGTATAAAAGTGAAATGAATTGCAGTTTTACTAGTTTATTATACAAACAGGTTCTTAGAGTGTCCAAAGTACTGTTCTCAATGGGTAAACCGTTGCCAGTAGCAACAGAAGTAAACAAAGGACTCCTACTCCCcctctccctttaaaaaaatttttttttcctggagctgaggaccgaacccagagccttgtgcttgctaggcaagtgctctaccactgagctaaatccccaaccccccccccttttttttaaaagaaagaaatataaagaagtaaaaatccTAAAAACATGTGGTCTCACTAATATCACAGTGAATTCATTATACAATAATGCTAACATAAGAATCTGAACTAGCACTGTGTTATTCCTTTCTGAAATCCTCAGCTTCAAACCTGATCTAGTCAATAGGTGACAAGGCAATTCACACACATTTTAATGCTTTGCAAGTTGGACTCTACCATGGAGTCCCAGTAGAACATAAGAGAAGAATTTAGACAGTTAAAAAAGATCTTTGATTTTTCTTGTGGTCCTGTCTcccacagaaagggaaaatgaacaAGTTTTTTCTGATCCTATGAGAGAAAACAGCAGAGAATTTCTTTATAATGGTGGCCTGGCATGACAACCAAACCAGTGACCACTCCCTTTTTCTGCTTCAAGccacctggctggcctcaaactcatagaggttaCTTGCCTCTTCATTCCTCCAAGCactagtattaaaggtgtatgccaccacacctagcaatTTTAGTGATGATTATTAgttacttcattcattcattcattcatgactATACATCTAACttgattattcttttttaaaatttatttttccattatttttattttatgtgtacaggtgttttgtttgcatgtacatCCTGCAGTGCCTTTGGAGGTGAGAAGAGTATATCAGACCCTTGGGCCTGGAGTTACATGAGCTGCCATTGTGTATGCTGGGAAaaaaacccaggtcctttggaaaagcagctagtgttcttaaccactgagtatctcttcagccctgataATTCTTTTTTATAGCTAAgatttgcacacacatgcacacaaaataagtaaaatgtttaaaGTAGTACAGCATAGAAGAGGGAATGGTTACAATGGTATGGTTTTCTGagacttttctttaatttcatatgttcatatacacatgtcaattttaatttatatacataaatgtacGCCATCTCTTATTGTAAGCTGTTTCAAAAGATTTATAAAACCTTGTTATAAATTATGCATTAAAAACCTCTCAAATGTCAAAATACTTAATATTATGAATCATGTATCTACGCACATGTGAATGTAGGTGCCTTTGGACAGACATCctcttccctgaagctggagttccaggtggctatgagccaccatacatgggtgctgggacccaaactctggtcctttgcaagagcagtatgtgatcctcactgctgagccatccctccagccttttttttttttgttgttgttttttcgagacagggtttccctgtgtagctttgcgcctttcctggaactcacttggtagcccaggctggcctcaaactcagagatcagcctgcctctgtctcctgagtgcttggattaaaggcgtgcaccaccaccctccaGCTTTTTTCTTGATTATTCTCACTGATGCATCTGTAGGGTGTTTCTTGGTCTTTAGTGAATTATAATTAATGTCTCTCTTTTGCTGGGCCTCCTAATTTAGCTTTCAGTTAAAGAAACatctagtttttttctttcagtgaaaaAAGTATGCTAAGTTTTTTGAAGGAATTCTTATTGATGGAATGACATATATTTTTGTGTTCAAATCTTATCATTAAATTTTGTATCAAAATACCTCTTAAAACATAAGGAGACTGAGCCACATGCTGACCGTTGTGTTTGACTTCTATCTTCAGACTTTTGTAGCTTGCATACATTCTGTATCTCACTATGAAGGACCCATCTTTTCGGTCTAAAACCTGGACACCAACTCTAGTGAATTGCTCATCAGGTGCTGAGATTTTAACCTGGAACACCGTTTCACCTGGAGAAGATGTGAACCTGTGATGGGAAGACAGATGAGATATGAGGGTTATTTTAAGAGCAAATGCACACTACTCTCTTCAATCTGTAAAGGTTGAGTATTCTGCTACATCCTTCTAAGATATACTTGCTTGCTTATCTCTTAGGCTTTTGGTACCAGAACCAATATGATGGatcaaagacaaaaaagaaaacaataatataaaatactttcattAGACAGTTGACAGGGGATACATTAAGACTTCCAAGCTAtttacaaacaaataaagaacaaTGTTTCTATCAGCCTGCTCAGCACATCTGGCAGTTTGTCTTTTGTTAAATGGTTACTTCAAGATGACCTTATTTTGAAGAATTGCTTtaatgactcaaaaaaaaaaaaaaaacccaaaaaccaaaacaaaaaactaaaaacaaaaacaaccagtaTTCTTGGGTCTGGAGATATAACTCaattgttaagagcacttagtgTCATATAAAAGACTTACCTCAGGTTCCATGGCCCCCAAGGCTCACAACTACAGGCAGTTCCAGCTCAAGGAGATCCATGGCCTCTGTGgctttctccagcccctggactcGTGTGTGTATATACCACTACCCACATTCTCGTAATTAAAATACTACTAATGAAAGTCTAATAAATATACTAGTATTCcaattatgtttagttatgtgaaaaatcaaaataactgtCTATTGTATTAGTAACACAAGGACTACATATTCCTGCATTTGGGGGGGTGTTTAGTTTTCAGTAGTGTCCCCAGGTGTACTATTTTTCTAAAAACAGCTTGTGGTAAAGCACTTAAAAGTAAGGGAGATagatccgggcagtggtggcgcacgcctttaatcccagcacttgggaggcagaggtaggtggatctgtgagttcgaggccagcctggtctacaaaatgagttccaggttaggCTCCAAAGCtgcgcagagaaaccctgtctcgaaaaaccaaaaccaaagggaGATCTGTTTAGCCTCGATTCCCATCTGAACAACTATGAAAAGAGCTGTCATTATAGCAACATTTTATActatatttaatacatatttcGGAATTATTTCCaaagttacagaaaaaaatgattttgaagGGGGAGCCTGTTATACTAAAATATTCTGGAATGTAAACTGTTTGGAGAAAAGAAGAGTTGGGGCTGATAAAAatgaaggacaaaaacaaaacaaaacaaacaaacaaacaacaacaacaacaaaaccccagtgATTTTAAACCGCGATTCCAAACGGTTGAGGAGTCATTTCTCCACTTACTGTTCTCCTGAGGTATCCATTGCCCGAATGTAGAAATAGCGGGCTGGAAGGACCACGTCTGCTTTTAGCCCTGGCCCCCATATTTCGCACTTTTCTGGGCTCAGCCTCCTCTCTCCGCCGGTCTGGGCAAGTGCTGGCACAGTCCCCAGAAAAAGGCAGGAAAGCAGCGAAATGCTGAACATTTACAAGACCGACTCTCAGATGATCCGCAGACAAAGTCAAACGTGCTAAGTGGATGGAGCTAGCCTGGGTGGGTAGGGGCACTGCGGCCAGTtctagaagcagcagcagcagccaaaaAAGCAGTAGGTCCCTAAAGTGTCGCTTGATGTGCGGGGTCAGAGCGCGGGTCTCCCACTGTGCCAGAAAATGTCACAACCTGAGCGCTAGCATGGTCAGAAGGACGCCACTCGTTCTGCTGAACCGGGTAAGAACCGCACACAGGATCCTCTTTCTCTGGACAATGACAAACTTGTGTTACTCCTGCCACTAAAGCATCATTATTTTGGGGACGAATCCGTCGCACGTTCCAGCCAAGGTGGGAGGCGAAGGATTGGACTGCGCAGTGGCCCGGCTTAGTAAGGTCTTCTGCTAGTGGATGAAAGGGTCAAAGTGGACACGCGTCCCAGGCCCTCGGCTCCCTGGGATATGTAGTCCATCATAAGACTAGCGGAAATCCTGCCAGGGTACCCTCCCCCCACTACTCTCTCCTTAACCCCCTATCCCCCCTTAAAAATTTTGGATCACATCTTTCGGGGAAACCTTAAATACTACAGTTGCGCAACAGGGGACTTGCATGTCTGGAGTCACAGCTAAGATTTCCCAACAAAAATTTTGTCTACTGCACCTGCAAATGGCTGTTATATATTAAACGATGAAAGGAAGGCAGGTGTTCTCAATGATATTCAACCACCCGGCTCCAAGGTCCTGGCGCTGTCCCTGTGCGCTGGAATGACACGAAAGACTCCGGGCCTAGGGTAGGAGGCTCGAGGATGCACATGTTTTTGCCTTCCAGCACCGGAGTTCCGCGACCCAAGGAAAACAGAGGTATTCCCCAGTGGTGGGCCGGTCCCAGGGACTGGTCAGCCATGCGCTCCGCCTCTGCGCAGCGCCGCCATTGCCTCGATGCCGGCCCTTCCTGAAAGGATCTGGGTCGAGCTGGGTCTCTAAGGAGGGAGAGGTTCAGGGGATAGAAATCACGGAAACAAAGCTCGGCTTTGGGGTGCATCCGTGGGTACTGGTTTACCCTCTCCAGGAGCGGGTTTCCACGCTGAGCTAACGGGTCGCGGGCACCCGGTCTGCAGTGGTCATCCTCTCTCTATGCACTCCTGCATCTGGGCCAGAGAGTAAGAGAAGTCGCAGGCTGGGTCCCTCACTCCAGCGGGCAAGGGGCGTAGAAAACTCAGACCCCCGGTTGCTCGGTGAGCTAAAGCCGGCCGGGTTGCGAGCCAAGACTTggggattatttatttatttttccgcCATTGTAATTATTGGTGATATCAGCTTATCCATCACGGCCTCCCCTACCAGCTTCAGGGTTGTCACTGCCCGCTTGCTTCCCGCCCCTCCAGTCCGCTGCAGGTTGGAAGCGGCACCCTACGGGCCTGCGCGCGCTCCCCCTCTTGGTGAACCTTGTCTTCCGGCTGGGTGTGAGGGAGCAGGCCCCGAGGAGCCTAGTAGGCTTTAGTGTAACCTCGGCCAGTGGGGACTGGGGACACCGGGCTCTCGGTTGGCCACTGTGAGCGGGGAGTGGGAACCCGGCACAGCTCCGCTGCTGCACTTGCACCTCTGACGCCCTGGCGCTCCCGAGTCTGCTCTGCCAGCACTCTTGTCACCTCAGGTTGCCTCGGAGCCTCAAAGAGGGGCGGTGTGAAGTCTCCTGGCTTCCCAGAACCTGGGCTCCAAGGGGGCACCATTCGCTGCAGGAATCTGGTTCTCGCAGGTAGGCTGTCCGGAGTGTATTCTGGTCTGATGGTCGGGGCTAGGAGACAGGAAATTGTGCGCAGGACGCTGATGGAGAAGGGGGACCAGGTAGGTGTCTTTGCGTTCTCAACAGTCCTCAGCAAAACACCTTTCTGTTCTGCGTCTCAGTTGTTTTCTATACAGAATATTGATTGTACTATTTGCGACACGTGGACAGCTTTATTGAGATTTTATAAGATATCTAGTTCTCTACTCAACTAGATGATACTAGGTGATACTTAGGCATGTCGACACTAAAAGCACATAACTTGAATATAACTCAGGCGATGTATGTTTACTTGATAGAACTGTCCATTTCAATGACTTTCACAAATCATTTCTCTAGCGCTGTCCTGAAAGTTTGGGGTTCCTACTGCTTGGGAGATACTGTGAATAAATTGCGGAATTGAACTGTATTCCTGCAATCGTTCTCATTACCAAGTCTTAATATGTTAATCAAAATGAGGGGGAAACAATTACAATAATGTCTGGTACAATGTAGGCACCTAAAAAGTATTTGTTGGACCTAGCTTCTACAAAGCCTAGGCCCTGGGATACAATTGTCAGGACAACCAGACTTTCAGGAGGCAgctgtttgtacacacacacacacacacacacacacacacacacacacacacacaagtaaaatcaTATTCTGGAAAGAAAGGTTCCACTGTATGAACAGGAAACCTGGCCTAGTTAGAACATCAAAGTGGCATTTGAGTGCACCTTTAAAAGTGGATGAGAATGAATAAGAAGGTGGGGGCTAGAAGACAgatttcagaaaaccaaaaagtACTGTGGAAGGACAGAGGAGGGTATGTGGGGTAAGGTGGCTCTAAAGAGATAGATTTCGGGCCAATTTCAGAGTCAGCCTTTTGCTCCAAGAGCTGAAGGCTTTAGGCAGGGGAGTTCTATGAGCATGTATGTGTAGCCGACTTTATTATCTGCTGTAGGGACTAGGGTAGAAAGAATAGCTCAAAGGCTGGGTGGCATGGAGTTATAAACATAGAGATGGGAGGAGATACAAATCCCGACATCTGCAGGCTAAGTGGTGGGCAGTCAGCCCTTCATACCTCAGTTTTCCCTGAGACTATGATTGCAGCTTATTAGAGCGATCTGTGTCTGTAATTGTTTTGTTTCCAGCAACTGTGCTGTCTTCATTTTAAGAAAGCAGGTTCTTAGTAAAGTCCTGAGGATACCAAAGCAGAAGCCCTTCTGAGTTCAACTGCACAGGGCACAGATGTGTATCAGTCATGGtgtggaaataaaaacactaGCATGGGCTCTGCGTCATTTTGCTATCATTTTCTGTGAAATACCTTCTGATGCTTCATAACTTTTTCTGCAATATATTTTACTTGTGTCGCCAAAcctataaatatacatattttcagAGATATTCACATAAAACAGTTGTTCAAAGGAGGAAATAGTAATACTTTTCATTTTCTGGgacaatgtatgtaaaatatatctTCAGATAGATTGCAGTTAATTTTTCTAAGATAAAATGAGACCAAAGAGATGGTTCTTGTTCAGTGACTATTGCTTAAAgccaacaaaccaaaacagatgGCCACATGTTTTATTAATCAAGTGCTGTGTTCTTAAACCTTCATCTTCTAGCAGTTCAGTCATATCTTTCATTCTTAAGTGGAGCTGTTTCCTTTgcctattttgtttatttggttttggttatttGAGCTAGGGTCCTGCCCAGTGTGGACtgctggctggcttagaactagCTGTGCAGTTTAGTCTAGACTCAATCTTGAAGCagcctcttgtttctgcctcttgagtcctgggattatagaaaTGGGCTACCACATTCAATTTTGcccacacttttttttcctttctgtatgtTCCAAATGAGCATAAAATCACCAAACTGATATATATTGCTGTTCCCATAGTCAGAATTTTATTTGCCTTGAGGAAGGTAGTGATGGCAGGATAGAGTTAAGTGCCTGGGGGTGTGTGATGCACTGACTCAATAACCTCTGTCCATTGCTCCAGCTGACCATCTGTTGTCTGTTATTCTTTCTCACCCAACCACAGACACATTTGTGCCCCTCCACCACACAGCTTTTAAAGGACATGAGGTggcatagaatattattttaaaatgtgttacatttgtttatgctgtggaacatttgtttagtgatgcaaagatctgttgccttcttttatgttgcaGTTGTTTAATTCtatgaagctgtgctactttgcttgtctaaaacacctgctggtctaataaagagctgaatggtcaatagtgaggtaggagaaaggataggcagggctggcaggaagagagaataaatagaaagggaaatctgggaggaaaggaagaaggagcaagagatcaaggagaggaggatgctagggaccatccacacagccacacagccacacggccacccggccacacagccacacggccacacggCCAGCCATGGAGTAACAGTGATAGTAAgagttacagaagtaagaaaaggaaaagccccagaggcaaaaggtagacgggataatttaaagttaagaaaagctggtaagaaacaagccaagctaaggctggacatttataattaagaataagcctctgtgtgtgatttatttgggagctgggtggtgggcccccaaaagagctaaaagcaaaaaagtaaagaaaacaaccaacaatgaGAATCACAGATACGAAGTTGGAAATCAGGACTTGTAGAAATCCAATCATCAGAGAAGATCAGCAtggtctgcaaacctcatgcatTATGTTTCCCTTTGCATCTTCCGGCACTATCACCATCACaccacagaacaaagaaaaaggagaaagctcaGACACTATCTGTAGACACATTAAGACTTCTTTACTAAAAAGTATTCTCAGTGAAACCACAGCAGGTACCACTTTGGTGATAATGTACTTCTGTCTTGTGAGCTACTGTTAACTGCAAATGAGAAAAAAGACTGCCTGAAGTTGTGAGGCGAAGTCGTGTCTTATAGAAGGGGAAGCTTACTTGGTACAGGCGGAGTCTCCTTCCTAGGAGTGTATTTCCTTAAATTCCATTAATGGTGTTTGTGACCTTTACCCTCTTCATTCAGAAGATGCTGGAGGGTCCTCTGTTCTTTATCACATCTGTTTCTTAGAGACTCAGCCAGGCTTGTACCATTTAAGACTTGTGTGATGGCTATTAAGCAAATCATAATCTGtggttattttcatttctagTGTTTACCATAAGCAAATGAGACAATATATCAATAGTAAAAAGGCACAATGACCCCTATGGATGGATTTAATTTTTCATGCATTGCTTGGTCACTGGAGCCTGGAAAGGCCTGTCTTGCTCTACAAGGCACCTGCCTTTGATTTCCTATGATGCTGTGCCTCACTAGGGACTTGTTCCTTTGTAAGGCTGTAGCTTCTTTGAATGCCCTCAGTGGCTATTTGAACTTCACTATTTTCTTCCTCAGAGGAATCAGGTTAGACTTGAAGCCCAATTTTCCCTGGGAATGATCAGAAGTTAGTGAGAATAACTttaaattgtaattttatttgttgaaCATGATCATTATCATCATGTATGTTTTATccttatatacattttttattatctgGTCAGTGTACTACTTTAGACAGTATTATTTAGACTTAATTCATATGCCATACAATCCACTCATTACAATGTACACTTCAGTGGCATTTTAGAATATTCTCCAAGTTGGACCTTTACTATGTACTTGTGTTAGTTATGGAATATCTTCATTATTTCAAAGAAAGGCTCATCATGCTGAACCTTCCATCCCAAGGCAACTGCTAAGGTACACTCTGCTTTGTAGACTTGCCGCTCCTGGAGGTTTTGTATAAATTTAACTCTTAAGGGATCAGTTcttttgtgactggctttttcATTAGCATAATGTTTTCAAAGTCCATTTATCTTGTATCAGGATCAGTAGTTCTTTTTATTGCAGAGTAGTGTTTCACCAGATTGATGTGCCACCTTTACCCATTAGTCAGTTAGGAGGCTttgggttgttttcattttttgccaTTATGAGTAATGCTGCTATTCAGGGGCATTGGTTAATGTTTACTATCTGTGTTGAGAGGGAAATTTTTGGACTACACAGTAAGTGTTGAAGTGTATGAATAACTGTTAGGTAAGCCCACCAGACCATTTTTTATCTCTAATAGCAGCATTTGAGGGATCTGATTTTTCCACATACTTCCCAACATTCACTgttgcctgtgtctttttattatagCCATTTTGGTGGGTATGAGTTGGTAAaccattgtggttttgatttgtgtttccataGCAACTAATGATAATGAGCTTTTTTTTCATGAACTCATTGTTCATTTCTGTAATGTCTTTACAGATGTGACTTTCCCCTTGTAACTgagttatttgtattttattctcaTATTTTGCtttaagcttgtgtgtgtgtttgtgtgtgtgtgtgtgtgtgtgtgtgtgtgtgtgtgtgtgtgtgcaggtgcacatgcatgtgtgtacgtgtgtggatgtcagaggtcaATGCTGACTATGTTCCACATTActcaatcttattttttaaaacagggtcccTCACTGTACCAGAGCCTCACTGATTTGGCTAAACTGTTGGCCAGCAAACCCTGGGGATACTCCTGCCTCTTCTTACCCAGAGCTGGCATTATGGGACagccagctttttatttatttattttttaatgtgggtgctgaagatccaattcaggt includes the following:
- the Poglut2 gene encoding protein O-glucosyltransferase 2 isoform X2, whose protein sequence is MFSISLLSCLFLGTVPALAQTGGERRLSPEKCEIWGPGLKADVVLPARYFYIRAMDTSGEQFTSSPGETVFQVKISAPDEQFTRVGVQVLDRKDGSFIVRYRMYASYKSLKIEVKHNGPVYHENCDCPLEDSAAWLREMNCPETIAQIQKDLAHFPTVDPEKIAAEIPKRFGQRQSLCHYTLKDNKVYIKTHGEHVGFRIFMDAILLSLTRKVRMPDVEFFVNLGDWPLEKKKSKPNIQPIFSWCGSTDSRDIVMPTYDLTDSVLETMGRVSLDMMSVQANTGPPWERKNSTAVWRGRDSRKERLELVKLSRKHPELIDAAFTNFFFFKHDESLYGPIVKHISFFDFFKHKYQINIDGTVAAYRLPYLLVGDSVVLKQDSIYYEHFYNELQPWKHYIPVKSNLSDLLEKLQWAKDHDAEAKKIAKAGQEFARNNLMGDDIFCYYFKLFQGYANLQVSKPQIREGMKRVEPHSEDDLFPCTCHRRKTKDEL
- the Poglut2 gene encoding protein O-glucosyltransferase 2 isoform X1, yielding MFSISLLSCLFLGTVPALAQTGGERRLSPEKCEIWGPGLKADVVLPARYFYIRAMDTSGEQFTSSPGETVFQVKISAPDEQFTRVGVQVLDRKDGSFIVRYRMYASYKSLKIEVKHNGQHVAQSPYVLRGPVYHENCDCPLEDSAAWLREMNCPETIAQIQKDLAHFPTVDPEKIAAEIPKRFGQRQSLCHYTLKDNKVYIKTHGEHVGFRIFMDAILLSLTRKVRMPDVEFFVNLGDWPLEKKKSKPNIQPIFSWCGSTDSRDIVMPTYDLTDSVLETMGRVSLDMMSVQANTGPPWERKNSTAVWRGRDSRKERLELVKLSRKHPELIDAAFTNFFFFKHDESLYGPIVKHISFFDFFKHKYQINIDGTVAAYRLPYLLVGDSVVLKQDSIYYEHFYNELQPWKHYIPVKSNLSDLLEKLQWAKDHDAEAKKIAKAGQEFARNNLMGDDIFCYYFKLFQGYANLQVSKPQIREGMKRVEPHSEDDLFPCTCHRRKTKDEL